One Pan paniscus chromosome 16, NHGRI_mPanPan1-v2.0_pri, whole genome shotgun sequence DNA segment encodes these proteins:
- the MEX3B gene encoding RNA-binding protein MEX3B encodes MPSSLFADLERNGSGGGGGGGGGSSGGGETLDDQRALQLALDQLSLLGLDSDEGASLYDSEPRKKSVNMTECVPVPSSEHVAEIVGRQGCKIKALRAKTNTYIKTPVRGEEPVFVVTGRKEDVAMARREIISAAEHFSMIRASRNKNTALNGAVPGPPNLPGQTTIQVRVPYRVVGLVVGPKGATIKRIQQQTHTYIVTPSRDKEPVFEVTGMPENVDRAREEIEAHIALRTGGIIELTDENDFHANGTDVGFDLHHGSGGSGPGSLWSKPTPSITPTPGRKPFSSYRNDSSSSLGSASTDSYFGGGTSSSAAATPRLADYSPPSPALSFAHNGNNNNNGNGYTYTAGGEASVPSPDGCPELQPTFDPAPAPPPGAPLIWAQFERSPGGGAAAPVSSSCSSSASSSASSSSVVFPGGGASAPSNANLGLLVHRRLHPGTSCPRLSPPLHMAPGAGEHHLARRVRSDPGGGGLAYAAYANGLGAQLPGLQPSDTSGSSSSSSSSSSSSSSSSGLRRKGSRDCSVCFESEVIAALVPCGHNLFCMECANRICEKSEPECPVCHTAVTQAIRIFS; translated from the exons ATGCCCAGCTCGCTGTTTGCAGACCTGGAGCGCaacggcagcggcggcggcggcggcggcggcggcggcagcagcggaGGGGGAGAGACCCTGGATGACCAAAGAGCCCTGCAGCTCGCGCTCGACCAGCTCTCCCTGCTGGGGCTGGACAGTGACGAGGGCGCCTCTCTGTACGACAGCGAGCCGCGCAAGAAGAGCGTGAACATGACCGAGTGCGTGCCAGTACCCAGTTCTGAGCATGTCGCCGAGATCGTGGGGCGGCAAG GTTGTAAAATCAAAGCGCTGCGGGCGAAGACCAATACTTACATCAAGACCCCAGTTCGCGGGGAGGAGCCTGTCTTTGTTGTGACGGGCAGGAAGGAGGATGTGGCCATGGCTCGGAGGGAGATCATCTCTGCTGCCGAGCACTTCTCCATGATCCGCGCCTCCCGGAATAAGAACACGGCACTCAACGGCGCGGTGCCTGGGCCGCCCAACCTGCCCGGGCAGACCACCATCCAAGTGCGGGTACCCTACCGCGTGGTGGGGCTCGTGGTGGGGCCCAAAGGCGCCACAATCAAGCGCATCCAGCAGCAGACGCACACGTACATCGTGACGCCCAGCCGGGATAAGGAGCCGGTGTTCGAGGTGACCGGCATGCCAGAGAACGTGGATCGCGCTCGAGAGGAGATTGAGGCGCACATTGCTCTGCGTACCGGCGGCATCATTGAGCTCACAGACGAGAACGACTTCCACGCCAACGGCACCGATGTGGGCTTCGATCTGCATCATGGGTCCGGCGGGTCCGGCCCAGGCAGCCTCTGGAGCAAGCCCACCCCCAGCATCACGCCCACCCCCGGCCGCAAGCCCTTCTCTAGCTACCGCAACGACAGCTCCAGCTCGCTTGGCAGTGCTTCCACAGACTCTTATTTCGGCGGCGGGACCAGCAGCAGCGCAGCGGCTACCCCGCGCCTGGCGGACTACAGCCCCCCCAGCCCCGCCCTGAGCTTTGCGCACAACGGAAACAATAACAATAACGGCAATGGGTACACCTACACAGCGGGGGGAGAAGCCTCAGTGCCATCCCCCGACGGCTGCCCCGAGCTGCAGCCCACTTTTGACCCGGCTCCCGCTCCCCCACCTGGGGCACCACTTATCTGGGCCCAGTTCGAGCGgtccccgggaggcggagctgcagCTCCGGTATCTTCTTCCTGCTCTTCTTCCGCATCTTCGTCGGCTTCTTCCTCCTCCGTGGTCTTCCCCGGGGGTGGCGCCAGTGCGCCCTCCAACGCCAACCTGGGGCTATTGGTGCACCGCCGGCTGCACCCTGGCACCAGCTGCCCGCGCCTGTCTCCACCCTTGCACATGGCCCCGGGGGCGGGAGAGCACCACCTGGCTCGCCGGGTGCGCAGCGACCCGGGTGGAGGAGGCCTGGCCTACGCCGCTTATGCCAACGGGCTGGGGGCACAGCTGCCTGGCTTGCAGCCGTCGGACACGTCGGGCTCCTCCTCTTCGTCCAGCTCCTCCTCCAGctcttcatcctcttcctccGGGCTTCGGCGTAAAGGCAGCCGCGACTGCTCCGTGTGCTTCGAGAGCGAAGTGATTGCCGCGCTGGTGCCCTGTGGCCACAACCTCTTCTGCATGGAGTGCGCCAATCGCATCTGTGAGAAGAGCGAGCCCGAGTGCCCGGTCTGCCACACCGCGGTCACTCAGGCCATCCGCATCTTTTCTTAA